The stretch of DNA AAAATGCGTGGTTGAGGGAATCTCTTTGTtatcagattgtaaaggataGCTGGGAGATTTGTGAGTCTGATGATGTTATGCATAAAATTCAGTTTTGTGGAGACAAGCTGGCTGTTTGGGGTAAGGAGGTTACTGGCAATTTTAAAGAAAGGTTaaaaaagtgtaaaaataaagtgCAGAAGTGGAAATTAGGTCGAGATGAAGTCTCTGTAGCCAATTACAAACAAGCAAAGAGGCACTTGGCCGAATGTTATGTGCAGCGGGAAGTTTTTTGGCGTCAACGATCGAAGCAATTGTGGTTGCAAGAGGGAGATCATATTAGCAAGTATTTTTATGCTTCTGCAACTACGAGACGAAGGAATAATTTTATTGCAAAACTTAAAGATCATTTGGGTGCATGGATTGACGGGGTTAGTGGTTTGGATGATCTTATGGTTTCTTATTTCCACGAGCTTTTTTTCTCTTCCCAAACCGACTAGAGAGAAGTCACAAGCAGTGTGCAAACTCGTGTATCATCCCATCAGAATGCTGATCTGCTGTTACCGGTTTCAGATGAAGAAGTTCAGAAAGCTTTGTTCCAAATGCATCCGGATAAATCCCCAGAGCCTGATGGAATGACctcaggtttttttttttcagaagtgCTGGCCGATTGTTAAGGATGATGTCATCAATCTGGTTAAGCAGTTTTTTCATAATGGTTCTCTTCCTATAGACCTTAACAAAACCATTTTTGTCTTAATCCCTAAAAAGAAGCAACCTATGGATATGAGAGATTTAAGACCCATTGCGTTATGCAATGTGCTATACAAGATTGTGCGCAAAGTGGTTGCTAATAGACTTAAGAGTGTTATGCCATCTATCATATCTGATACTCAAAGTGTATTTTTGCAAGGTCAGTTGATCTCGGATAACATCATGATTGCTTACGAGATTATGCATCACTTAAAAAGTGGAAAGTAATAATTGTTCCTTTTTTTTCATActgttttatttcatttaatgttttatttcataaaaaaaaaaaaaccaatacgAAAAGAAGGCAAGGAATTGGGCCCTTATTTAAATGGGCCCTGTGCAATAGACCAGGGTTCACAGGCTTATAGCCAACACTGTTGGGTTTATCAGTGGCTGAGTTAGTGGAGCTGAATGATCTCTCGAaaccttcttcttttctttcatCTACATCAAACataacattaattaaaaatactagATGtttatagtaaaataaaataagtttaaaTAAAGTGACATACCTTTTCTAAATCATCTGGATGTATGCCGATTAGGTTCTTTAGCCAAGCTACAAAATTATTCACAGCTAAACCAACTGTGTCGAAGCCTTCATGCTCTATAGGGCATGGGAgaatgatatttttttcaacCACCTTCTCAATAAAGACACGTTTAAAATCAGCAAACTTCTTTTTTACTCCATGTACGGTAATATTGCCTTCTTTGTCTGCCTTTTCAAGTTTCATATAACCTGATGCAACTAAGATTGGATCTTTTTCTTTGGATCAATCACGTACATATCATACCTCAATCTCTTCATTTGCAAACAAAACAAGagacaaataaaattaattttaaaaagaaattaaataattatcatatGAAAATTAAGCATGCATAATGAAAATCATTTTAAAAAGTAAGTAAATAATACATTATTAGAAGTAACCGAAGATGGTGCTGGTGGAGCAGCTGCATTGGCTGTGGCTGGTAGAGCAACAAGTGGTGGTGTTGGAACAACTAGTGGAGCAAAGGCTTTGGGAGCTAGTGGAGTAGAGGCCCTGGCAGCTGGTGGAATAGAGGCCCATGCAGCAGGTGTTTCTCCTACAATTGAGGTAACAACAGCAAAAGTTGGTTCGTTGGATGCTCCCCCAACACCTGAATTAGATGCATGTGAGGTGCCAACAACACCACTTTGGCTTTGGACTATTTGGAGGAATTTCTTTAATAATTCGTCTTGCTTACGACCCCGTTCCTCTGACTCTTGAAGTCGCTTCTCTACCTCACTCATACAATCATTGTCATTGACTCTCTTTCGTTTAGGACGtgagattttgaaaatttgtGTCTGTGTGACGCCACGCCCCATTCCTTTAACACGTCCTACGTGCTCTTTTGTTCCCAAGGCTAGAGTGAGTATGTCTTTTGAGCCTTCTACTAATATTGTCCCCTCCTCAACCTGCTTTTGTATCTCAGCCTACATTTAATAAAGTAGAATTAATAAGAATTTGAACAACATAAAAGTGTTTAAAGATTtgatacaagaacatatatgataaatgaaactTACAATCTGGTCAACGACCTCTTGGGCAAGGCCATCGAGCTCGCCTTTTTTGCTCTTGTGTATTCTAATCCACAAGTCTGCTCTGTCATATATAGTGAGCTGGTGGCCCAACTCTTTCTCCAACTTTCTTAACACCACCTCGCCCTGCATGGTGGTTGTATGTATTTTTGCTCTTGATATCTtgtattttctttctcttttttgccCATCCAGGACTACATCTTTTGGCAGCAAATGCTTTCCGGTCTTCGAGCGTGTAACATGTGGCATAAGCATCTAGAGGACGATTGAGCATTGTTGGAACTTTATCTTTGTATTTAAAAATTAGGTTCTTTGTTAGGAACGATTTCCAGTCTTTCCATCTTTGTCCAGCAATTTTTTAGGTAGAATGCTTATCTTTTGGGCCTAACTTGAACATTGACTGCAAGAATTAGCAATAATAgttagaatgacattaaatatTCAACTTCATATGCTAAATTAATTTTGGCTATTAGCATTACCTTGATGTACTCCCATAATggatttttaaattcttttagaACTTTTCTCCAATCATTGTATGCCAGTGAAAGATTTCGTCTTGCATACAAGTCAATCTCTCTAGCCAGATCATTTGCAGTGTCCCCAATTCACTGGCCCCATTGGTTGTACTCGACTTCGAGGAGTATTCCTTCACTTTTATTCTTTATATGCTTCAAACCCTTATATTCTCcctatatattttcttcttTGGTTGTGAATCAAGTTCAAGTTCCAGTTCTAGTGCAACTGGATCAGATTCATGTTCCTCAACAATAGATTGTTTCCAAAAGGCAAAATCATCATTATAGTCATTGGGGTCATCCATAGTCAATGCACCTACACATTaaagcaaaataataatatataaaagtgACATAGAAGGAATTGACCGCAGGACATCAACTTTTTATGCAAGATTACTATGTATCCAAGATTTACACCCTGCTATGTCCAAATCAAGCCAAGGTGCACCGGTGCCAATAGGTTTGGGGGAGGTTGAACACTCCAAAACACAACTTTGTCACCTGGTTGGCAATTCAGCAGAGGCTCAAGACTAGAGACAGATTACTGAAAATAGGGATAGTAGTTGATGACCATTGTGTACTATGCTACCTGCATAAAGAAACAGCTTCACACCTTTTCTTCGAATGCCCTGTTGCAACAGCTTGTCTCTAGGTTACTAAAAATTGGTTACAATGGCATGCAACAGCTACCAATTTGCCCAATCTCACCAGGTGGATTGGCAGATCAAAACTTAGCAAATTTAGAAAGCATGTGTTTGCATCTGCTCTCTCTTGCCTAGTTTATACACTATGGAGAGCTCAAAATACCAACTTTTAGGAGAATACAAGAACTGACCCGGATGT from Cannabis sativa cultivar Pink pepper isolate KNU-18-1 chromosome 2, ASM2916894v1, whole genome shotgun sequence encodes:
- the LOC115718503 gene encoding uncharacterized protein LOC115718503 produces the protein MKLEKADKEGNITVHGVKKKFADFKRVFIEKVVEKNIILPCPIEHEGFDTVGLAVNNFVAWLKNLIGIHPDDLEKMKEKKKVSRDHSAPLTQPLINPTVLAISL